A window of Cellulosimicrobium protaetiae genomic DNA:
CCGGGCATCCGCACCGGGTCCTGGCCGTGCGCCGCCCCGGACCCCGCACCGAGCACCTCGGCAGGCCTGGCAGCATGGGCCCGTGACGATCCCCACCGCGCCGCGCGACCCCGGCGAGCCGCCCCCGCGGCTCCCCCGCCACCTCCAGCCCGGGGACGGCTGGGTCGAGTGCGAGTGCGGGCGCCGGCACTGGGGCCTGTTCGGTGCGGCGGGGCTCCTGCTCGGGCGGCGCGACGGCGAGGGGCGGCTGACCGACGTCGTGCTGCAGCACCGCGCCCCGTGGTCCGACCAGGGCGGGACGTGGGGCGTGCCGGGCGGCGCCGTCGGACCGGACGAGACGCCCGCGCAGGGCGCGCTCCGCGAGGCCCGGGAGGAGGCGGGCGTCGAGCCCGGGCACGTGCGCGTCCTCGGCGAGCACGTGCTCGACCACGGTCCGTGGCGGTACACGACCGTGCTGGCCGAGGTGGCCGACGGCGCGACGTTCGAGCCGCGCGCGACCGACGCGGAGAGCGTCGAGGTGCGCTGGGTGCCGGTCGACGACGTCGCGTCCCTGGACCTGCTGCCCGCGTTCGCAGACGCCTGGCCCGGCCTGCGCGCGACTCTCGACCACGGCACGACCGGGGCCTGACGGCCCGCGCGCGCGGGACCTTCGTCACCGATCGGCGCCTGACCGGTCCCGGGACCGGTCAGGCGCCGGTGGGCCGGGGCACGATGGCGTCGTGCCCGAGGACACGTCGACCACCTACCGCGCCCTCGCCTCCGCGAGCAGGCTGACGC
This region includes:
- a CDS encoding NUDIX hydrolase; the encoded protein is MPTAPRDPGEPPPRLPRHLQPGDGWVECECGRRHWGLFGAAGLLLGRRDGEGRLTDVVLQHRAPWSDQGGTWGVPGGAVGPDETPAQGALREAREEAGVEPGHVRVLGEHVLDHGPWRYTTVLAEVADGATFEPRATDAESVEVRWVPVDDVASLDLLPAFADAWPGLRATLDHGTTGA